A region of the Echeneis naucrates chromosome 15, fEcheNa1.1, whole genome shotgun sequence genome:
ttaaaaacacatcataaaTTTATATAAGTTTGGCTCATTAGTTTAGCTCAGATCAAAGTGAGGCTGTTAAGAACACGTTATAAAGCAGCTATATATTTATGTTACTCCAGCTCTGACCAGCTCTCCCTTAACGTTAATGTTAAGGCATCTTTGTCTACACTGTTCGTATTGAAATTAGTCACCACGGCTGCACAGCTCATtgtctaaaaatgtaaaatttctgTGTTCTCTGATTTTCAGCTTTCTAGAAATGGATGCTAGAGGATAGCCAATATgatgaataaaatgattttcACTGTAATCATACCAGCATCTGGAAAACCTGAGTGTGGGTTTGTCTTTAGACTcttccctttgttttgtttttcagtttttcagcatATTAACATCAATGTTACTAATTTATTGGTAATCCACAACCAAGCACAGGAAGCATTTGAACACTGCATTCTCTTCTGTACTATCCATTTTCAGTTCTTTAAAGGAATTAAATCATCCTGCAATCCACCTCCCCCACTTGATTAAACAGAATTTAGAgggtgaaataataataataataataaaaaaaagggactGTAGCTTTCACTGTTTCATCCAGCCAGACAACTTCAGAGAAAGTAGCTAAACCTAATGTTTTGTACACTCAATTTCATTATGAAGCCCATTCTTCAAAATGTGACCACTAAGTGGCTGAAATATTTAGTAGCTGGCAGTATTGGATatgttcaaaacacaaacataaggGCGTACAAAACACATATTATTTTAGCTACTCAAAagaatcattcattcaattaCATTCATTGTATTGTTACACTCCAGTACTATATTATGTTGGGCATACTGCGCTACAGCCACAGAAAAGCAGGGTCACCTCATTATTAAGACCTCTGGGAAATGGAGTAGTCACATTAGTGCTTGCAATTGCTCCTAAAATCCTGTTCCCTTAAAATCGTCTATAGTGGCCATAAAGTCGTCACAGTAAGTGGAATAAGTCAATAGTTCCAAAAGGAATGACTCTTCCACCATGGGCCAGTGGATCAATTCCAATTTGAGTGCTTTTGCAAAGGCTCTTTCTTCGGCCCATGTTCCAGTGGCAGAGCTGAGAAATAAGCCTTTCCATTTTAGTGGGATTGATGATGGCAGCGCTCAAGCCAACATACAGCTTTCAATTTCATCTATTAGCTAGCtacacatgaaaaaaagttttaaaaggcGATAGGACTTGGAAATGTATCAATACAATACAGATATTGTGATATAAAGTGTCAACTGGTATTTGGGTTGTCATGATGGATGTGAAGAAGTTTAAGAAACCACACCACCCACCCTCTTGGTTATAACAAATTGACATTTTTGGGAAATGTGCTTATTCACTTTGCTGCTGAGgtagatgagaagattgatactATTCTAATATCTATCTGTGCAATATGAAGTTGGAGCCAGGAGATGGTTAGCTTACTGTAGTGAAATCTGAAAGTTTGCCTAGCTCAGTTTACAGCTAAACAAGTCTACCGGCCAGCATGTCTAAAAATACTAACGAACATGTTACGTAGCTTTTGGTTAGGCTATAGAAGAGAAAGAATAGTTCGATTTTAATTGAAGTTTAGAAAGGGATTATGAGCTTTTCCTTCACTGGGAGCAGTGACTTTCTGATATGGATTAGTTTTCTGTTAATGACAAGACTGCAGGTCACTGCTCCCCCCTGTAAAACTTTAACCCCATTCTGTTTGACAGATTGAACAAATAACAGTGTTAGTTAGTAACCGTTGGATGTGCTGATAGGCAATGACTCTGTTATGCTAAGCTGAGCTCGTCTCCTGGCTCTGTTCATATTTAGTGTACAGATTTTGGGGCGGGGGGAGGTATTGATCTGCTCTTCTAACTCTTGGCAAGAAAGTGAATGAGCACATTTCCCATACTCCTAAACTATTTATATAAAGAGAAACAGTCTTCACAGTATGGGATTGTGATACCTGACATTTCTCATCTTGGTCAAAGTCTTAGAGCAGCGGGTTGTCATACTTAATATTAGTGGTACATTAGTGCAACTTGGTTAAAACCAGGTTGATGGATGAGATCACAAGGCTTTAAGATTCATCCTCTCCCTAAAAGATTTCCTCACTTTGCTCCTTGGTGCAGGGACAGGACCATGGCTGGGTCTGACAAAGCCAAGTTCAGCTGTGGTTTCAGAGGCCTGCCCTTGCTGCTGCAGGGGGGTCTGAGACTGAACTTGTGGCTGTATGTCCAGGACACCCAGTGGAGCGTTTTTCCGGCTGTGGGCCCCAGCTCCTCCGGTGttatttctctgcagctgctgaatgaTGGCAGAAAACTTGGCATCCAGTGATGGTCTGCCAGTTTTGGACCTTGTGGTCGGGTGTGAAGTGCCACTGCTGGAGTTCTCCTTCTCTTGGcatggcagaggaagaggatgatgaagaggacGAGGGAGGGGAGGTCTAGTAGGATGGGCAGGCGGAGCATATGGCTCCCTgtcaggtggaggaggtggcgCACGCCTCTTCTTGTTACTGATGGGTGTAGAGCTGTTGTTTGGGTTTGGACTTGAACAAGGGGTGGAGGTTTTGCTCTGGGACAGAATAGTCTTCTGCACTACCACTGAATGCGATCCTTCAAACAGTGATGACCAGTTAGgtgcttctttctcttcttcatgaCCAATTAGAAAGTGGCCGTCCGTCTCCTCTATCTTGTTGTGGATGATGTCAGTGATGCTCTCAAACTTGTTAGGTGAACTTatgcctggaaaaaaaattattttatcataaataaattaaaatgaaatacaggacatgtaattttttttgtccattataaaattaacaataaaCTATCACAACAAATCAGCACTTATCTTATATTTAAACATTGTAATTATTATGtaattggattttattttcatgcatcaCCCGTGAAATTAAAACCATTTTCCATGGTTAATGGAATACATGTATTTCAATTAGATGTTTTAAGCATTTCAATAGTATCTTCAAGAGAtagttttataaaaataaaacacaaataaataaaacatttcacattgaaCAAGCAGTCAATTTTCAACGTTCATGTAACTCATTTTAGCTGCTCAGTCAAATTATTCAACTCACTGAGGTCATTGTAAACAGAGTCAGGCTGCTTGGTGAGGAAGAGTGATGGTTTCCGTGGTGATGTGACCTCGATCTTCATTAGCTGGTTGCAGCACTGCAGCCACTGGCCTGGTTataaagaaggagaggaaaaataaaaggttgTACTAAATGTTCCAGCAAAGAggcatttaattaaatatatgtgAAGCCACTGTTTAGTCCAGTCTGATGTTTTTACTGTGCCTtctctttacacacacacacacacacacacacacactttatgcatcctgtagttttgttttgttttttttaaattacaatagtaattttaaatacaaactcCATGCAGcatatttacacaaataaaactaactCTGATCATAGAGGTGTTGGTGGAGGGCGTCCAGCCAGTCTTCCAGTTCATCCCTGGAGTCAGTGGTGAAGACAACAGTCTGAGATCCCTCTGGTGAAGGGTTTATGATGGACATGCTCCTTGATTTATGGCCTGCTGAGTCCTTCTCTATGACACGGATCCGAGTGTCctgtgaaaacaacacacaaaaaaaaaaaaaaaaaaactcatcatAGCTGGATATCATCCattttaattgtaataattGCAGTAATATTAACCTTTACAAGAACGATAACTATTTctagggcagcacggcggcttgtagttagcactgttgcctcactaTGCGAAGGTCACATCTTTCATCCCTaaactgttcccacaaagttgGGAGCATGGAATTGTCCAAAGTCTCTTGGTATGCCACCATAAGATTTAAGATTTtctattaacatttttattattttttaatttttgtagTGTGGCTTAGTATGTTGCTACTGCAGTAAGAACCACAAAGTTTCAATCAATAAGCTAATCAGAGCAACTGAGCAAGCGTTTGCAATGTAAAGGTCTGAATTTTTGCTATTTTGTCTCACCTTATTGATGGCTATGTTGCACATGGGCTGTACTTTTGCATCAATTTCTTCTGGAGTGAAGTAACAGGACAAAAAGCCAGCACTCAAGACACAGTAAAGACTGCAGCAGTGGTTCATCCCCTCCATACTTtgctgaagagaaagagagagagagagagagagagaaaagatcacaggaaagaaacaatggaactgatgtgttttcactgaaaccAGTCTAAGCAATAATGGTAATGACAACAGCAGTCAACACACCTTCTGGCTCAGGTAGCCTCTCATCATGCTCTGTGTCATACAGGCAGGTTGGGCCACCAAACGACAGCAGAGGTTGCCGTAAAGTGGAAGCCAAGATGACCACTCAGCTGGGAGGTTCAACAAAAGTAGCAATGAAAGGAGATCTACATTAAACTTGAATCAACTATCACATCAATGTGATGTGAGAAGACGCAGAggttaaaatatctttttttccccactataaaaaaaatgcttacttataaatataaaaataccaAGGATAGAGATGGGAAAACATGACCTTTCAAAAATCAAATCTGACTACCAATGGAACCATGGTTCAAAGTCATACCAAAAATTTAGCTGTAAAATTGGGTCTAAGTAAGAAAAACCTGGCTGAGCACCAACTTTCTTATCCCTTTAAACAGACGCACATAAAGGTAATCCAAAGTAAACTTCAATCATAggttattttgtttaattttagcaTTCAATTTTAATGGTGTAAAAATATCGTATTCCTCCAgagccaaatcaaatcaggaGCTAAAAAATGCAATCCCTTTATATCCCCAAATATTAAAGTTCTGTGCTTTCACTTCTTACCATTTTGGAGGACTATGAGGGAGTGAGATTGAAAGCTGCCTTCAGCCTCTGGTAGGCACAGAGTAGTGTAGGCCAGGAGGCTGTACTTGGCTCCACTAGTGCAGGTAAgcgcgcgtgcacacacacacacacacacacacacacacacattatatctTTTCAAGTATATATCAtttacttaattttaatttcttctttctttcctaaCAATAAATTAATAAGATACAGTGACACAAATTTATAACCTTACGTGTGCATGCGTATTTACAGTGTTTAGTTTTCATCTCAtttaaatagattaaaaacaTTCAGTGGATTCAAATCAAGATGCTGcatattgaatttaaaatttttatatttgttttcgCAACAAGTGTGAGAGTTGACAGCTGGACCCTTTGTTCCATTAACAAGCCATAATTAAGTTAGTTCCCAACTGCAAAAAGGCTTAAATAGACAGCAAAGAGTCTGTAAAGGTTTTTATGGGCAAACACAATACATACGAGGGAATGGGGTTGTGCTGTAGGAAGGTGTCAGGGTCTGGATTGTCCAGTAGATGGCAGAGCTTCTTTCCACCAGTTTTTCCAAAGGAGTTGCGGAGCCTCTTGGCAAACTTCTTTGGCGTGTTTACCAAAGTGAGCTCTTCCTCCAGGGCACAGCTCCACAGCTCCACCTTAAGCTCAAATTGAGGAACTGCTTCTTTACtatgaaatgtaaaagaagTTTCAAACAAAGGTTAATGTaaatatacgtgtgtgtgtgtatacaaaacaaaaagacaacaacccACGACTAAAAACACACCATTAATTGTcatgaaaatctaattttattgcatgtaaatattgacaaaaataaatgaataaataaaattacaatatatacacaatatcaatatcatttataaaataatgtaTTGTAAATACTGCTGGTACCTTTTTTTGGCAACATTTGCTTATCACAACTCTGTAAGGCATTTTTCACCACTGCACTGCAGCACCAAACTTGACTTTTGGGTGCACCTATTCTACATGAATGCCTAAATATATTTGATATGTACAACAGATACTTACAAGATAATGACTCCTTCAAAGCAGACATCAGTGACCGATCtgtccaccaccaccatctcTGTGTCAAACACCTCTGCACCAAGCTGCATCAGACAGAACATCGCTACTCGACGAGAGCCTAGCAAGAACAATataaatgtgtaatgtgtaCTAGTACAGCATTGATTCACAAAATAACTTGAAACAAACCTAAATAAAAGGTTTGAATGGGAGCAAAACTTACTTCCTCTGTTGTTAAAGTGGTCTGAGTCCCTCCACATCAAAGGAATACGCAACCCTACATCagcaaagaggaggagaaaagtcTGTTCACGATAATGTTGCATGTATGCTAACCAATGACTTCCTGCACTGCATGGTACATTTTACTATTTAGTTCTAAGAGTGTCCACCACTGAACGATCAAGACAAATTGGGAGAAACCTTACCAGACACAGCAATTGTTCCATTGCATGGCACTCGGTCTTCTGAAAGTGCATCTGAAAGActaaagaatgttgaattaTCAGAAACTGTGACTTAACATATTGATTTATAGTACATGCCTTTTAAAAACCCTCATCCAAAATCTGCTCAGTCTTGTTTCAAGTCATTTATTTACAATAGTACCACTCTGCTTCCCAGAATGATATTATTGACCTTCAGATTTATAATACAACAATTTGGTGTAGGACTATATATTTTGATAATGGGTGCTGAAAATGATTGTCAGTGATTGAAACTAAAAACAGAACATAGTCATCACCCGTTTCCTTACCTGTTAACTGCTCCAATCGTGTCATGCTCCTGCGTTTTCTTCTGCAGCTCAGTCAAATATGCCTTGATCCTGGCATTACAGGTCAGCAAGTTCTTGGAGGTATTAAGGACCTGCTCTCTCTTACTGCAGGCGAGCAGCAGCTTATAGGCCCCTTCTCGCATTCGCATCTCAAAGTTCAGCTTTTCTTGCAAGTTAGTGTTCTTCATGGACATAACACAGGAAAATTAATCGATTTCAGAACATAAGCTCATTGCAATTTTTTGAGTTGTGTTAGtccaacaaacaaaatgtaataacAGAAAAGAGTCTGAGGTAAGTGGGGAAGCATGCAGGACAGATCGGGTAGATTTGTATTGGCCAAGATGCCAATACGCTTGATGTGAGTAGAATGAATTCAAGAACATTTATTGCTCATGAGCAATTGTGATGGCAAAGAAACGCAGAAAGGAAATGTTTCAATGACATACTGCTACGAATAAGTCAGAATTCGTATGAGAATGTATTAGGGTAGTTGTAGCTAATGTATTAGTTAGTTCTAACTGACAGATCTTGGACTTATACGGAATATGATGATATCCAATATATCCAGTTGATTTTGTACGGGATTTTGATTTGTGGTGAAGTCAGGATTTACATACACAGAGGTATATGGGATATCACATATGCACCTGTAACTTCTTAGAAATCTGTCGTATGCACAACAAGTTCACGTCCTCTACTATCTGCAGACTGTCATTCAGAAGACTTGGGCAACGTTTCGTGCTTTTAGCCTGAAAGGACATTAGTTTGAGCGAAGTTAGAGTAAAGGCAGGCATTATTTCAGGACATGCATGCGTAGCAACATTAAACGATGCTAACAGCAAACCGCTCTGCATAAAAGGGGCAACTCCTCTAATGGAGAATTGGCGCAAACTAGCTTTATCCCGAGGACCCTGTCCACAGATATCCGTTAGTGGGTCAGCGGGTGACTTGTTATTTACAAGTTACATGAGTACAGACTAAGGGGAAAtgcttatttattattacagttGAGTAACCAAGGGGGAAAAACGTATTTCGGTGTGTTTGCGTTTGTACCTTTGGACTTTGGATACTCCGGcgtccacaaaaaaaaaacaaaacacatcgtCTCCGTATCTTTTTTTTAGCCATACCTCTGTTTGCAGAAACAAGGCGCTCTGTCGTATTTTCTTCCGTTTAATCTCCATTGCCACAGCGGAGCCGGACGACAACGTCGTGTCGGAGCTGTCGTTACGCCTGGAAGTTTGAACGTCCCGCGGGTCCTCCATGTTGTCAGTCAATTCGTCTGGAGAAGCTCAGCCAGCGCCTTCCTGCTCCAGCCTCCAACGGCCGGGGGTTGTTCGATTTATATCACCGCATCTCCCGGAAGACGAGTTAAGAATCCTAAAATGACCAATTCAGCTTCGCTATAAGTTATCATTTcatgtatgaaataaaaatattggatagtaataataatatgtgTCACGGCTATGATAGTTGAAATGCCAAAACCTAAGTGCAACGGGATAATTTATGGAAACATTCAGCCTTTAAACGCACAAAATAGAACaagattaaataaacaaacaaaattacaaagtgcaGCAATAGTTCAAGATTATATGAGATTGCACCTACTTTTCCATCAGCTCTGTCTTTCATTAACACCAAGCGCTTCTACGTCGGCGGAGCGGCAGCGTCATGACGTCACCGTGAGTGTACCGTTTTcaattttgaatgtttttagaTGGTAATAAATTATCCTGTGTTTTAGGACATTTGTGTAACTGCAAATATCACAGTTTTGCACTAGATGCGCCCTTACTTAATTAATTTAACAACTTTTGTTGCATGAAACGGACTTTTCAATCATCTGAAACTTAAGGTGCAGACAAGACATATGCACTAATATTGCATATGTACgaattatacatatatttatttcacacaggCATTTTATGACTACAGTATGTAATTGTGACAACGTTTTCTAAGGAAGTATTTGTATTCGTTCGATCCACCAGTTGTTaatttttgcacatttacatttaattcgatcgttttatttttgcttggttGCTGGGCGCACTTGTCAATTTTCGCTGCGCATCTGGCAGCAGTCCCTATcttcattttcagcaaattaATGGCAACGGCACAGCACACCTAATGGTACAGAAAGAAAGGACCCTGAAACGTGATCAGTGAGTCCAGGAAACCCGTCCACCCGGTTCTGGCCTACATGGACCGGTCGAGTTGGAAGCATCCACGGTAGGAAGTGTAGACGCAGGCGCTGCTGCTGAGGATGAACTGTATAAAACCAGACGCACCAAAAAACCCGAACACAGGAAGTTGCGACCActgatttcaaaatgaaaggCTTGAGCAGGTGAGAAGCGGATAAAAGCTTCAGATGCGCACAGATATCATCTTCTCAGTTATTTTTACCCTCTCCAAAGAAAAGCCCTTCCTGTTTTCGCGACTCACTCCATTTGATTCAAGCAAGTTCTAAGAAACTACTACAGATTTATTGTAGCAAATACGTTTTGGGTGAAAACATTGTTAGtttatacatttaatttctATATTCATGCtcttatgtaaaaaaaaaaataaaaaaaaaaatatatatatatatatactgtatatacagaTAAACATCTTGAGCGATACAAACACAGTCTTTATGAGCGTGTGGTACACACAGTCCACGTGACAAAATTCATATGATTTGTATACATTCACATATATATACTCGACACGGTTTgtttgtattatatatatatatatatatatatatattctaatttgtttacttttattattttcagatatttatgCTGATGTgcttcttttattgtgaaagtgtATATCTGCTTTTCCGCCGCTGTGCCGGCACTCGGCCCGCTCTCCGCTCTCTGACGGGGAGCAGCGGAAGGGGAGAAGGCCGCCGCACAGAGCCAGACTGAGCTGCTGCAACGGCAGGGCTGGGctcctcacacatacacacacacacacaccacagaggaaAAAGGGGTAAGTGAGATGTGGACTTTTATTAGACGAGCAGTGACCTATATCTTCTTTCCAACTGAAGGTTGTTAGCTAGGTGCTGACCGTTAGACTCCGGACAAGTTTagccacagaaagaaaacacaaaaacaaaaaagaaagagtcgttttttttatgggggggggggggagttgtcCTGCCCATGTATTGATGTCTATGTGGGTCCTCAATGTTGATACAAAACCCAGGGTAGATTTTAGAGCTTTTCGCGTTTTTTAAGAGCAACATGAATTCATATTTGTGAACAAATCGGCAGCTGTGCTTATAAcggctgctctgctctgactcCCTGTTGGCTAACTGGACGGCTACTAttgtcagcagcagcatgacCAGCCTGCCCTGCTCCGCCTTTGTAAAGCGACACAGTCTCGCCAATTTGCTgtctctgggaaaaaaaaaatataataccatttaaaaaaaaaaaaaaagagcaacaaaaacaaacaccgGACACAATTGCCATCCATGCTGGTATTATTTGTTATTGACCTGATTTTATTTAGTTGCATCCTCCTGAAGCCGCACGGAGGCTACAGCGGAGACAGGATGCACATCAATGAGGGACGGTCACATTGACTGCTTTGTGTTTAACTTGTGTCTTCAGAAAAATATACCAGCCTCGGGAGCTCTTTGTGTCTGATTATATTTAGTGAAGGGTAAATTATATGAGGAGGTATTTCTCTGTGTATTGTAGCTGCAGAGCGTTTTCTGATGTCGgactccctcctctcttctgtgtggaggCTTTGTTTTCGTGTGGCAGATGTAGCTGGCCTACATGCATCCGCTCTCTTTGTGTTGAGTTTGAGTTTTGCTGTCATCATCACATAAGATGTAAAACTTTGGGAAATAGCAGCCGACGTGCATTAACTGTAGAGGGTATTTGTTATTCTGTCTTATGTCTGTCATTTTAATGCCAATGACGAAGGTCTGAAAGATGTCTCATTTACATGACTCTTACTATCCAATCTATGCgaaatgtaatatttaactttctgttattatttaaaTCCTAATGTATGAAACAGATACATGACAATTACAAGTTACTGAACTGCTAAAAGCATCTGAAACTGAGATGTCTACTCATCTTAGTATTCATCTTCTCCATTTCCCCTAATTGCTTCTAAGGGGAGTCAGCTGTACCAATGAAGACTACTTGAATTCCtggtctgtttttaaaaaagtttataTACTGGGTTGATGTTTTCTTGAGCGCATCTATCTGATACTGCACATGAGTCAGTCTTTTTAgtctcctgctcctccctcagctgtaaaaattcaaattttctggAATTGAGCCATAGAATGTGCAGATAATACATCCAGTCCAGTTCCTCCGTACGCTTTCccacttcttctctttcacccCGCCTTTTTCCATCTCACTCGTGTCTTTACTGCAAATTTGGCTGCTGGCAGGCTGTTGGGCTTTACAGGCAGTtgcaattttaaaaactgtgtCAGTGTCACAGGACAGTTTCACCGCAGCTATGTCCTTGCTAGATTACAGTCTAGCCTACCTCCATAAATGTCTGTTAACACTGTTAAAGTGCTGATGAAAACATAGGGAATCAtattaaaaaatagaaatagtgcactatttttccatatttgaaAGTTGTCTTGTGTTATTCTTTTCCTCCTTAGGAAAAGCGGAAATCTCAAAATCTTATCAATTCCTAAACCCTGGCAACAGTGCTGAGTAATCTTTTGTTACAATTCACGTGCACTCATACATTCACCATTAATACGCAACTAAAATTAAAGCCTGCTATTTCACACCTGACTCTTACTATTTCAGATCTGATATCATAGTGTACAATTAGCAGTAGTCGCATGAGGGTTACCTTGAATAATAAtctattttctgttcttgtgttttgttgggAATGAGGACTTTGTTGTCCGGCCTGCCCACAGCCATTGTGTGAGTGTATAGTAGGAAGTTTAGGAAGTGAGTTCATTTTACTTCAGTGGTCAGGGAGTTTTAATCGTgacaaaaaacaactgaatattATAATCTCTTCCATTCCAGAcgttttttaaaaagtgtttttgtatAAGGGAGTTCATGCCAAAAATAGTAATGAATCTCACTCCTCTAATCTGCCAAGGTATAATGGGTTAGGAGAGCCAGATATCTGTGCCTAGTGAAGTGCCGGCTAGTGTGCAGACTAGGGACATCACAGCACTGcagtaaataagaaaaaaatacttgatCATCAAGGgtgttgtttgcttttattctgcAATTAACAGTGACCTTAACATCTGTTTAGGGGTGTTACACTATCCCTTGTGACTTTCCAGTATTTTGTGCTTCTTTCCACTGCAGATGTTGATCATGGATCTGGGCAGTATACATCTCTATTTTTTGCCATGCACACTCCCCTCTGATTGTCCTGTTATCAttgatgtttcctttttcctaaGTGCCAGTGTGGATTTCACTGTGAGGGTGTTCActatttttgtctgttgctGAGGCTATTG
Encoded here:
- the rtkn2 gene encoding rhotekin-2, with the translated sequence MEDPRDVQTSRRNDSSDTTLSSGSAVAMEIKRKKIRQSALFLQTENTNLQEKLNFEMRMREGAYKLLLACSKREQVLNTSKNLLTCNARIKAYLTELQKKTQEHDTIGAVNSLSDALSEDRVPCNGTIAVSGLRIPLMWRDSDHFNNRGSSRRVAMFCLMQLGAEVFDTEMVVVDRSVTDVCFEGVIIFKEAVPQFELKVELWSCALEEELTLVNTPKKFAKRLRNSFGKTGGKKLCHLLDNPDPDTFLQHNPIPSGAKYSLLAYTTLCLPEAEGSFQSHSLIVLQNAEWSSWLPLYGNLCCRLVAQPACMTQSMMRGYLSQKQSMEGMNHCCSLYCVLSAGFLSCYFTPEEIDAKVQPMCNIAINKDTRIRVIEKDSAGHKSRSMSIINPSPEGSQTVVFTTDSRDELEDWLDALHQHLYDQSQWLQCCNQLMKIEVTSPRKPSLFLTKQPDSVYNDLSISSPNKFESITDIIHNKIEETDGHFLIGHEEEKEAPNWSSLFEGSHSVVVQKTILSQSKTSTPCSSPNPNNSSTPISNKKRRAPPPPPDREPYAPPAHPTRPPLPRPLHHPLPLPCQEKENSSSGTSHPTTRSKTGRPSLDAKFSAIIQQLQRNNTGGAGAHSRKNAPLGVLDIQPQVQSQTPLQQQGQASETTAELGFVRPSHGPVPAPRSKVRKSFRERMNLKAL